The Neovison vison isolate M4711 chromosome 13, ASM_NN_V1, whole genome shotgun sequence genome includes a region encoding these proteins:
- the MESP1 gene encoding mesoderm posterior protein 1 has translation MAQSLCPPLSESWLLSPGWGPARPPPPSDRDCGCSPASSPDSWGSVPSGSPEPSPGRPGAHAAPRARSAGRRGARGSRLGSGQRQSASEREKLRMRTLARALHELRRFLPPSVAPAGQSLTKIETLRLAIRYIGHLSAVLGLSEESLQQQQRRRRRSDAATPRGCPLCPDGGPAQAQTQVQAQVAARAPVVGSAATWGSSPACPAALGAPEPRDPPVLYEQAACPESQTMELDPSSPLFPGDVLALLETWMPLSPPEWPPA, from the exons ATGGCCCAGTCCCTGTGCCCGCCGCTCTCCGAGTCCTGGCTCCTCTCCCCGGGATGGGGCCCCGCTCGGCCTCCGCCGCCCTCCGACAGGGACTGCGGGTGCTCCCCGGCCTCGTCCCCGGACTCCTGGGGCAGCGTCCCGTCCGGCAGCCCGGAGCCGAGCCCCGGGCGGCCCGGCGCCCACGCGGCCCCCAGAGCCCGGAGCGCGGGGAGGCGAGGCGCCCGGGGCAGCCGCCTGGGCTCGGGGCAGCGGCAGAGCGCCAGCGAGCGCGAGAAGCTGCGCATGCGCACCCTCGCCCGCGCCCTGCACGAGCTGCGCCGCTTCCTGCCGCCGTCCGTGGCGCCCGCCGGCCAGAGCCTCACCAAGATCGAGACGCTGCGCCTGGCCATCCGCTACATCGGCCACCTGTCGGCCGTGCTGGGCCTCAGCGAGGAGagcctgcagcagcagcagcggcggcggcggcgcagcGACGCGGCGACCCCTCGGGGCTGCCCGCTGTGCCCCGACGGCGGCCCCGCGCAGGCGCAGACGCAGGTGCAGGCGCAGGTGGCGGCGCGCGCCCCGGTCGTGGGCTCCGCCGCGACGTGGGGGTCCTCGCCCGCCTGTCCCGCAGCACTGGGGGCCCCCGAGCCTCGAGACCCGCCGGTGCTCTACGAACAGGCGGCGTGTCCGGAATCGCAGACAATGGAGCTGGACCCCTCGTCTCCG CTCTTTCCTGGCGACGTGCTGGCCCTGCTGGAGACCTGGATGCCCCTTTCGCCGCCGGAGTGGCCGCCCGCCTGA
- the MESP2 gene encoding mesoderm posterior protein 2 → MAQSPPLHSLLGHDHWILPQGWGWAGHPDSTSPASSSDSSGSCPCDGARGPSQPVLPARSARAAEAAPTAPGRARSGPAGGQRQSASEREKLRMRTLARALHELRRYLPPSVAPAGQSLTKIETLRLAIRYIGHLSAVLGLSEESLQQRRRRRRSDAATPRGCPLCPDGGPAQAQTQGQAQVPAPAPVVGSAATWGSPPACPVALAAPELLGSRVPDVDPWVTPPYCPVTQSPTQLSQGPAPETALWTAPQAWSGTQTSPEPRNQAVPWTSPPAAPELAVVYQGISVSPESCLLPETPPLLSRPACQRLQPQAPWGCWSHSANVLPSSEDQGTVPGFQLGDQSPSQSSGLQLSGCPELWQEDLEGGHLGIF, encoded by the exons atggcccagtccccTCCTCTGCACAGCCTCCTGGGCCACGACCACTGGATCTtgccccagggctggggctgggccggCCACCCGGACTCCACGTCCCCGGCCTCCTCCTCAGACTCGTCGGGCTCGTGCCCCTGCGACGGCGCCCGCGGCCCCTCGCAGCCCGTGCTCCCGGCCCGCAGCGCCCGCGCCGCAGAGGCCGCCCCGACGGCGCCAGGACGAGCCCGCAGCGGGCCGGCGGGCGGGCAGCGGCAGAGCGCCAGTGAGCGCGAGAAGCTGCGCATGCGCACCCTCGCCCGCGCCCTGCACGAGCTGCGCCGCTACCTGCCGCCGTCCGTGGCGCCCGCCGGCCAGAGCCTCACCAAGATCGAGACGCTGCGCCTGGCCATCCGCTACATCGGCCACCTGTCGGCCGTGCTGGGCCTCAGCGAGGAGAGCctgcagcagcggcggcggcggcggcgcagcGACGCGGCGACCCCTCGGGGCTGCCCGCTCTGCCCCGACGGCGGCCCCGCGCAGGCGCAGACCCAGGGGCAGGCGCAGGTGCCTGCGCCCGCCCCGGTCGTGGGCTCCGCCGCGACGTGGGGGTCCCCGCCCGCCTGTCCCGTAGCACTAGCGGCGCCAGAGCTCCTGGGGAGCAGAGTGCCCGACGTCGATCCCTGGGTTACACCCCCTTACTGCCCTGTGACGCAGTCGCCCACGCAACTCTCCCAAGGGCCAGCCCCTGAGACGGCCCTTTGGACAGCGCCCCAGGCCTGGTCCGGAACGCAGACGTCCCCAGAACCTAGGAACCAGGCGGTGCCCTGGACGTCGCCCCCCGCGGCCCCGGAGCTTGCTGTCGTATACCAG GGTATTTCTGTGTCTCCAGAATCCTGTCTGTTGCCAGAAACCCCACCGCTCCTGTCCCGCCCAGCATGCCAGAGACTCCAACCTCAGGCCCCGTGGGGATGCTGGAGTCACAGTGCCAACGTGCTCCCCAGCTCAGAGGACCAGGGAACAGTCCCTGGCTTCCAGCTTGGTGACCAAAGCCCTTCCCAGAGCTCAGGCCTGCAGCTCAGTGGCTGCCCTGAACTTTGGCAAGAAGATTtggagggggggcacctgggcatcTTTTAA